From one Butyricimonas faecihominis genomic stretch:
- a CDS encoding fimbrillin family protein, with protein sequence MKQDVKKFGICRLAGWKVAGVVLVVLAMAGCSDAGSEGEGNEGVALRVDGGIVGLARASEDTWEKGDAIGVYMLDGATTGEVNRKYVTGETAKAGSFEAADGETIYLPSDGTARDFTAYYPYREDLKDGEYYIDLRWQDPQRDIDLMVADKVTGVTKKAPGVGFVFRHKLVKLDLTIRPDGKSLSAADLEGMEVYITNQHAIAKCKVAEGGTIEIMNVTGGVTLLTAAGGTRAEGIVLPRASTYAMYFWFKLKNGSEYKWYLKDSPLSKEFVAGNKYVYTMTIGKRSVEVTSTVVGWTAGNGDGGETGFAE encoded by the coding sequence ATGAAACAGGATGTAAAGAAATTTGGGATTTGTAGGTTGGCGGGCTGGAAGGTGGCGGGGGTGGTTTTGGTAGTTTTGGCGATGGCGGGGTGTAGTGACGCGGGGAGCGAGGGGGAAGGGAACGAGGGGGTGGCGTTGCGCGTGGATGGGGGGATCGTGGGGTTGGCACGGGCAAGCGAGGACACGTGGGAGAAGGGGGACGCGATCGGGGTTTATATGCTGGATGGCGCGACGACGGGGGAAGTGAACCGGAAGTACGTGACGGGGGAGACCGCGAAGGCGGGGAGTTTCGAGGCGGCGGACGGGGAGACTATTTATTTGCCGTCGGACGGGACGGCGAGGGATTTCACGGCTTATTACCCGTACCGGGAGGATTTGAAGGACGGGGAGTACTATATAGACCTGAGGTGGCAGGACCCGCAGCGGGACATTGACTTGATGGTGGCCGACAAGGTGACGGGGGTGACGAAGAAGGCACCGGGGGTGGGGTTCGTGTTCCGCCACAAGCTGGTGAAGTTGGACCTGACGATACGGCCGGACGGGAAGTCGCTGTCGGCGGCGGATTTGGAGGGGATGGAGGTGTATATCACGAATCAACATGCAATTGCGAAGTGTAAGGTGGCGGAAGGCGGGACGATCGAGATAATGAACGTTACCGGAGGTGTTACATTGCTGACAGCGGCAGGCGGGACGCGGGCCGAGGGGATCGTGTTGCCGAGGGCATCTACTTACGCGATGTATTTCTGGTTCAAGTTGAAGAACGGTTCCGAGTACAAGTGGTATCTCAAGGATTCACCGTTGTCGAAGGAGTTCGTGGCGGGGAACAAGTACGTGTACACGATGACGATCGGGAAACGGTCGGTGGAGGTGACGTCCACCGTGGTGGGCTGGACGGCGGGGAACGGGGACGGCGGTGAGACGGGTTTTGCAGAATGA
- a CDS encoding FimB/Mfa2 family fimbrial subunit, which produces MKRDRRRWTRLAFGGLLWACCWGCVKDELHNTPYPDLGTVMVAADWSGRSSDAAVPGTWELYVDGVDGAGVVVEKEGATCGLHDPGKHDLVAFNRAEGVGFRDSVAVVEVLADGTLEPLPGFLFTGTGTVDAVADDTTRVTLRMRQRTRTLELVLKLSPGDAGRVEAVEAGLTGIASLLDVRTGEVPAGAVGTVAPVFGSVTGGEGFAARVRLLGVVAGEKQVLTLAIRMAGGRVERVVTDLTGALARFGDGVEPLVLDATLELPAAGEVGAVIEGWKVVENGEIEVI; this is translated from the coding sequence ATGAAAAGAGATAGACGAAGATGGACGCGGTTGGCGTTCGGCGGGTTGTTGTGGGCCTGTTGCTGGGGGTGCGTGAAGGACGAGTTGCATAACACGCCTTACCCGGATCTGGGGACGGTGATGGTGGCGGCGGACTGGTCGGGCCGCTCGTCGGACGCGGCGGTGCCGGGGACGTGGGAGTTGTACGTGGATGGCGTGGACGGCGCGGGGGTCGTGGTGGAGAAGGAGGGGGCGACGTGCGGGTTGCACGATCCGGGGAAGCATGACTTGGTGGCTTTTAACCGGGCGGAAGGGGTCGGTTTTCGCGATTCGGTCGCGGTGGTGGAGGTGCTGGCTGACGGGACGCTGGAGCCGTTGCCGGGTTTCCTGTTCACGGGGACGGGAACGGTGGATGCCGTGGCGGACGACACGACGCGGGTGACGCTGCGGATGAGGCAACGGACACGGACGCTGGAGCTGGTGTTGAAGTTGTCACCCGGTGACGCGGGGCGCGTGGAGGCGGTCGAGGCGGGGTTGACGGGGATCGCGTCGTTACTGGACGTGAGGACGGGGGAGGTGCCTGCCGGGGCGGTGGGGACGGTGGCTCCCGTGTTCGGGAGCGTGACGGGAGGAGAGGGTTTCGCGGCGCGGGTGCGGTTGCTGGGTGTCGTGGCGGGGGAGAAACAGGTGCTGACGCTGGCGATTCGGATGGCGGGGGGACGCGTGGAGCGGGTGGTGACGGATTTGACGGGGGCGTTGGCGAGGTTCGGTGACGGGGTGGAGCCACTGGTGCTGGACGCGACGCTGGAGTTGCCCGCGGCGGGAGAGGTCGGGGCGGTGATCGAGGGGTGGAAGGTGGTGGAGAATGGAGAAATAGAGGTAATTTAG
- a CDS encoding DUF3575 domain-containing protein, whose amino-acid sequence MKRVFTLLMSMFLVTRVFAVLPLPVSAGEELLFSWRDSTREKESWTGRARRAENVEIRRDRPRREAMGRESWTIAEFLSRGGEVWDGGERLGPRGFTLRANLARWVTLTPDVGVEWRSNGGWGVVVNGTWTSWSRGGRRYALWCVSPGVRYYLPGGWHVGVFGQGGEFNYKPGKTGRQGDYLGGGVAGGRRWWLGRRWSLDVEVGAGYTRGKYEKYRLIHDTRVRGREVKKGYWGVNRFGINLEFKI is encoded by the coding sequence ATGAAAAGAGTATTTACATTATTAATGAGTATGTTTCTCGTGACACGGGTGTTCGCGGTTTTGCCGTTGCCCGTGTCGGCGGGAGAGGAATTGTTGTTTTCGTGGCGTGATAGTACGCGGGAAAAGGAGAGCTGGACGGGGCGGGCCCGTCGGGCGGAGAACGTGGAGATTCGTCGCGATCGACCGAGGCGGGAGGCGATGGGACGGGAGAGCTGGACGATCGCGGAGTTTTTGTCCCGCGGCGGCGAGGTGTGGGACGGGGGAGAGAGGCTGGGGCCGCGAGGGTTCACGTTGCGGGCGAATCTGGCCCGGTGGGTGACGTTGACGCCGGACGTGGGGGTGGAGTGGCGGTCGAACGGTGGCTGGGGCGTGGTGGTGAACGGGACGTGGACATCGTGGAGCCGCGGCGGGCGGAGGTATGCCTTGTGGTGCGTGTCGCCGGGGGTGCGTTATTACTTGCCGGGCGGGTGGCACGTCGGGGTGTTCGGTCAAGGCGGGGAGTTTAATTACAAGCCGGGAAAGACGGGGCGACAGGGGGATTATCTCGGTGGCGGTGTCGCGGGTGGTCGCCGGTGGTGGCTCGGGCGGCGGTGGTCGTTGGATGTCGAGGTCGGCGCGGGGTACACGCGGGGGAAGTACGAGAAGTACAGGCTGATCCACGATACCCGGGTGCGGGGACGGGAGGTGAAGAAGGGGTACTGGGGCGTGAATCGTTTCGGGATTAATTTGGAATTTAAAATTTAG